A region of Vigna radiata var. radiata cultivar VC1973A chromosome 6, Vradiata_ver6, whole genome shotgun sequence DNA encodes the following proteins:
- the LOC106764267 gene encoding uncharacterized protein LOC106764267, with translation MEVVIQSPSSPTMDNFDFGSNMGSIYHSVPSSPKGFGNYFLSAPASPSRLSQLYSEFEYYSSATTSSFEAAADKTRDDDDDDDKDDYSFAFSVSRESDKSSRSAEELFDGGKIKPLNESRDLKSEERRGRGKEKLPSSSSNRRVTRSHSPYRWEAEKQQLQQQPKSNKEESSVLSSSSSSKGGSKRWWLTDLLLFRSASEGRGSCKDPLKKYYKKNGNEEVKGSSSFRSSDSSRRKGQVSAHELHYAMKRAESKDMKKRTFLPYRQGILGRLAGFGI, from the coding sequence ATGGAAGTGGTGATACAAAGTCCGAGTAGTCCAACTATGGATAATTTCGATTTTGGAAGCAACATGGGTTCAATCTATCACAGTGTTCCTTCTTCGCCAAAAGGTTTTGGAAATTACTTCTTGAGTGCACCGGCCAGTCCTTCTAGGTTGTCTCAATTGTACTCGGAGTTTGAATATTATTCATCCGCCACAACCTCTTCATTCGAAGCTGCTGCCGACAAAACtcgtgatgatgatgatgatgacgacaaAGATGATTACAGTTTCGCGTTTTCCGTGAGTCGTGAATCCGACAAGTCTTCTCGTTCAGCGGAAGAGCTCTTCGACGGCGGAAAAATCAAACCTTTGAATGAATCTCGTGATCTTAAAAgtgaagaaagaagaggaagaggaaaagaGAAGTTGCCATCGTCGAGCTCGAACCGTAGAGTGACTCGATCGCACTCTCCTTATAGATGGGAAGCGGAAAAACAACAGCTACAACAACAACCTAAGAGTAATAAAGAGGAATCTAGCGTGTTGTCCTCGAGTTCTTCTTCGAAGGGTGGTTCAAAGAGGTGGTGGTTGACGGATCTTCTGCTTTTTCGAAGTGCATCTGAAGGGAGAGGGTCGTGCAAAGACCCGTTGAAGAAGTACTATAAGAAGAATGGTAACGAGGAGGTTAAAGGGTCGTCGAGTTTCAGATCATCGGATTCCTCGAGAAGAAAGGGACAAGTTTCAGCTCATGAGTTACATTATGCCATGAAGAGAGCAGAGTCAAAGGATATGAAGAAGAGAACTTTCTTACCTTACAGACAAGGGATTCTCGGAAGATTGGCTGGTTTTGGAATCTAG
- the LOC106763087 gene encoding mitogen-activated protein kinase kinase kinase 5 isoform X1 has product MPLSRKSLSTGAHLNDAGPDDSTPTRRLTRQRKLRHLSDHDIGFSFFHSTDSFSASPEPRCASGHRSLSSLPQPLPLPEAPLTRRAKSVSSASVHPPLSASLEHPNFSSSGKALPHDAVTRAKPTLHLDSTPANAKYNLREHIPAASFLTAVVNTGHSSLKNRRAASHGNDSEVNPHLNLGVAAKPKSAPTSVVTSPDTSPYRSNNIDFFDSTFNFSSEVNDKLKMLSAKSVHSPDHSPIPCPLSLTRYFNPKIEEGSQNHKFLSKVCPENNHVDAHPLPLPPRASFPAQLSVLHQSSTIHHATENMPSVKGQWQKGKLIGRGTFGSVFHATNLENGASCAMKEINLIPDDPTSAECMKQLDQEIKILHQLNHPNIVRYYGSEIVGNHLYIYMEYVHPGSISKFMREHCGAMTESVVRNFTRHILSGLAYLHSNKTIHRDIKGANLLVNESGIVKLADFGLAKILMGNSYDLSLKGSPYWMAPEVVKGSIKNESNLDVVTGIDIWSLGCTIIEMLTGKPPWSEAEGASAMFKALQESPPIPETLSSVGKDFLQKCFQRDPADRPSSSTLLKHAFVQNLYDQDVLGHPQSFPRGDLGPGGNSASPRDTTTTRSGIIQASISSRCFNKIQKLVGDTSEQINDHKESNHIIPFSHSHVPEVNILQSTLKPGTLNYMSAENSRNISTMMRMITNF; this is encoded by the exons ATGCCTCTTTCCAGAAAATCGCTTTCCACCGGAGCCCACCTCAACGATGCCGGACCCGATGACAGCACTCCGACACGGCGGTTGACCAGGCAGAGGAAGCTCCGCCACCTCAGCGACCATGACATTggcttctccttcttccactccACCGACTCTTTTTCTGCCTCGCCGGAGCCCCGCTGCGCTTCCGGACACCGCTCCCTCTCTAGTCTGCCGCAACCGCTGCCTCTCCCTGAAGCGCCGTTGACCCGTCGAGCCAAGTCGGTCAGCTCCGCTTCCGTACATCCTCCCCTCTCTGCTTCCTTAGAACAtcctaatttttcttcttccgg GAAGGCGTTGCCTCACGATGCAGTGACACGTGCAAAACCTACACTCCATTTGGATTCTACTCCTGCAAATGCAAAATACAATCTGAGAGAGCATATTCCTGCAGCAAGTTTCTTGACAg CTGTTGTAAATACAGGCCATAGTTCATTGAAAAATCGAAGAGCAGCATCTCATGGTAATGACTCTGAAGTTAATCCCCACTTGAATTTGGGTGTTGCTGCCAAGCCCAAGAGTGCTCCAACAAGTGTGGTCACTAGTCCTGATACTAGTCCATATAGATCAAATAACATAGACTTCTTTGATTCTACCTTCAACTTCTCTTCAGAAGTTAATGACAAATTGAAAATGTTATCGGCTAAAAGTGTACATAGTCCAGACCATTCCCCTATTCCTTGCCCTCTAAGCCTCACTCGTTACTTCAATCCTAAAATTGAGGAGGGATCTCAGAACCATAAATTTTTGTCCAAGGTGTGCCCTGAAAATAACCATGTTGATGCACATCCCTTGCCTCTTCCTCCTAGAGCTTCATTTCCTGCACAATTATCTGTGCTGCATCAATCCAGTACCATCCATCACGCTACCGAAAATATGCCTTCAGTCAAAGGTCAATGGCAGAAAGGAAAACTTATTGGAAGAGGAACCTTTGGAAGTGTTTTTCATGCAACCAACCT GGAAAATGGAGCCTCGTGTGCAATGAAGGAGATCAATTTAATTCCTGATGATCCTACATCTGCTGAGTGCATGAAACAACTGGACCAG GAAATCAAAATTCTCCATCAACTAAACCACCCCAACATTGTGCGGTATTACGGAAGTGAAATA GTTGGCAATCATTTGTACATATATATGGAATATGTCCATCCAGGATCAATCAGTAAATTTATGCGTGAGCATTGTGGAGCTATGACAGAATCTGTAGTTCGCAATTTTACAAGGCATATTCTCTCTGGTTTAGCTTACTTACACAGTAACAAAACCATACACAG AGACATCAAAGGTGCAAACTTGCTGGTCAATGAATCCGGCATTGTGAAACTTGCAGATTTTGGGCTAGCGAAAATT CTGATGGGGAATTCGTATGATCTTTCTCTAAAGGGTAGTCCTTACTGGATGGCTCCAGAG GTCGTGAAAGGTTCCATAAAGAACGAATCTAATCTTGATGTTGTCACGGGAATTGACATATGGAGCTTAGGGTGCACCATTATAGAGATGTTAACAGGAAAACCTCCTTGGAGTGAAGCTGAAGGG GCTTCAGCCATGTTCAAGGCACTGCAAGAGTCCCCTCCCATACCCGAAACATTATCATCAGTGGGAAAGGATTTCCTCCAAAAATGTTTCCAAAGGGACCCTGCAGATCGACCATCTTCATCAACTCTTCTTAAGCATGCCTTTGTGCAGAATTTATATGATCAAGATGTTCTAGGTCATCCACAATCCTTTCCTAGAGGAGACCTTGGACCAGGA GGTAATTCAGCTAGTCCTAGagacaccaccaccaccagaaGTGGCATAATTCAAGCCTCCATTAGCTCACGGTGTTTTAACAAGATTCAGAAACTAGTGGG TGATACTTCCGAACAAATCAATGACCACAAGGAGTCTAATCATATTATACCTTTTAGTCACTCTCATGTTCCAGAAGTGAACATTCTTCAATCTACATTGAAACCTGGTACCCTCAATTACATGTCTGCTGAAAATTCCAGAAACATTTCCACCATGATGAGAATGATCACAAATTTCTGA
- the LOC106764453 gene encoding transcription factor MYB44-like yields MRRFKQCSSSFSSHYSASESNPSNNHNSNNGVRVRGTWSAEEDRVLTGLVEAHGPKNWALISLHVKGRSGKSCRLRWCNQLSPTVEHRPFTTREDAIILHAHDRLGNKWAAIARMLPGRTDNAVKNHWNATLKRRVSQRRRFGDDPLTALTLAPPGSGGRGWTAGFRDVVAKEVREYVSFSFSDNLGSNEKLSKY; encoded by the coding sequence ATGAGAAGATTCAAACAATGttcttcttcattctcttcTCATTATTCTGCTTCTGAATCCAATCCTAGTAATAATCATAACAGCAACAATGGTGTTAGAGTAAGAGGGACGTGGAGTGCGGAAGAAGATAGGGTTCTCACTGGGCTTGTAGAGGCCCATGGGCCGAAAAACTGGGCCTTGATAAGCCTACACGTAAAGGGCCGTTCTGGGAAGTCTTGCAGGCTTCGGTGGTGCAACCAGCTGAGTCCCACGGTGGAGCACCGACCGTTCACCACGCGTGAGGACGCGATTATCTTGCACGCGCACGACCGGTTAGGGAACAAGTGGGCAGCCATTGCGAGAATGCTTCCGGGACGGACCGATAACGCCGTTAAGAACCACTGGAACGCCACGCTCAAGCGCAGGGTCTCCCAACGACGTCGTTTTGGGGATGACCCATTGACTGCGCTGACTCTGGCGCCGCCGGGAAGCGGCGGCCGAGGTTGGACGGCGGGGTTTCGCGATGTGGTTGCGAAGGAAGTCAGAGAATATGTGTCTTTCTCGTTTTCCGACAACTTGGGCTCTAACGAGAAATTATCcaaatactaa
- the LOC106763770 gene encoding phosphatidylinositol 4-phosphate 5-kinase 2-like, whose translation MDPHLGTFPILSYVISRLPSFSRIKLTFKFRVLLKQTVDKVCEIVKKQLVVEGFGTFTGSEGETYCGSWSSDRKQGYGQKRYANEDFYEGLWKRNVQEGEGRYVWVNGNEYYEEWRNKVICGRGTLIWANGNRYEGQWENGVPKGQGVFTWPDGSCYVGCWNKDLKVHQLDGTFYRGIISLLL comes from the coding sequence ATGGATCCCCACCTAGGAACCTTCCCCATTCTCTCTTACGTCATATCTCGTCTCCCTTCCTTCAGCCGCATCAAATTGACCTTCAAATTTCGTGTACTGCTAAAGCAAACAGTGGACAAGGTTTGCGAAATAGTAAAGAAGCAGTTGGTTGTAGAGGGGTTTGGGACCTTTACTGGATCCGAGGGCGAGACGTATTGCGGGTCGTGGAGTTCTGACCGGAAGCAAGGGTACGGGCAGAAGCGTTACGCTAACGAGGACTTCTACGAGGGGTTGTGGAAGCGGAACGTGCAGGAGGGGGAGGGGAGGTACGTGTGGGTAAACGGTAACGAGTACTACGAGGAGTGGAGGAACAAGGTGATTTGTGGGCGGGGTACGCTGATTTGGGCCAATGGGAATCGGTACGAGGGGCAGTGGGAGAACGGGGTTCCTAAGGGTCAAGGGGTTTTCACTTGGCCCGATGGGAGCTGCTATGTTGGGTGCTGGAACAAAGACCTTAAGGTGCACCAGCTTGATGGAACCTTTTACCGTGGGATAATCTCACTGTTACTATGA
- the LOC106763087 gene encoding mitogen-activated protein kinase kinase kinase 5 isoform X2 codes for MPLSRKSLSTGAHLNDAGPDDSTPTRRLTRQRKLRHLSDHDIGFSFFHSTDSFSASPEPRCASGHRSLSSLPQPLPLPEAPLTRRAKSVSSASVHPPLSASLEHPNFSSSGKALPHDAVTRAKPTLHLDSTPANAKYNLREHIPAASFLTGHSSLKNRRAASHGNDSEVNPHLNLGVAAKPKSAPTSVVTSPDTSPYRSNNIDFFDSTFNFSSEVNDKLKMLSAKSVHSPDHSPIPCPLSLTRYFNPKIEEGSQNHKFLSKVCPENNHVDAHPLPLPPRASFPAQLSVLHQSSTIHHATENMPSVKGQWQKGKLIGRGTFGSVFHATNLENGASCAMKEINLIPDDPTSAECMKQLDQEIKILHQLNHPNIVRYYGSEIVGNHLYIYMEYVHPGSISKFMREHCGAMTESVVRNFTRHILSGLAYLHSNKTIHRDIKGANLLVNESGIVKLADFGLAKILMGNSYDLSLKGSPYWMAPEVVKGSIKNESNLDVVTGIDIWSLGCTIIEMLTGKPPWSEAEGASAMFKALQESPPIPETLSSVGKDFLQKCFQRDPADRPSSSTLLKHAFVQNLYDQDVLGHPQSFPRGDLGPGGNSASPRDTTTTRSGIIQASISSRCFNKIQKLVGDTSEQINDHKESNHIIPFSHSHVPEVNILQSTLKPGTLNYMSAENSRNISTMMRMITNF; via the exons ATGCCTCTTTCCAGAAAATCGCTTTCCACCGGAGCCCACCTCAACGATGCCGGACCCGATGACAGCACTCCGACACGGCGGTTGACCAGGCAGAGGAAGCTCCGCCACCTCAGCGACCATGACATTggcttctccttcttccactccACCGACTCTTTTTCTGCCTCGCCGGAGCCCCGCTGCGCTTCCGGACACCGCTCCCTCTCTAGTCTGCCGCAACCGCTGCCTCTCCCTGAAGCGCCGTTGACCCGTCGAGCCAAGTCGGTCAGCTCCGCTTCCGTACATCCTCCCCTCTCTGCTTCCTTAGAACAtcctaatttttcttcttccgg GAAGGCGTTGCCTCACGATGCAGTGACACGTGCAAAACCTACACTCCATTTGGATTCTACTCCTGCAAATGCAAAATACAATCTGAGAGAGCATATTCCTGCAGCAAGTTTCTTGACAg GCCATAGTTCATTGAAAAATCGAAGAGCAGCATCTCATGGTAATGACTCTGAAGTTAATCCCCACTTGAATTTGGGTGTTGCTGCCAAGCCCAAGAGTGCTCCAACAAGTGTGGTCACTAGTCCTGATACTAGTCCATATAGATCAAATAACATAGACTTCTTTGATTCTACCTTCAACTTCTCTTCAGAAGTTAATGACAAATTGAAAATGTTATCGGCTAAAAGTGTACATAGTCCAGACCATTCCCCTATTCCTTGCCCTCTAAGCCTCACTCGTTACTTCAATCCTAAAATTGAGGAGGGATCTCAGAACCATAAATTTTTGTCCAAGGTGTGCCCTGAAAATAACCATGTTGATGCACATCCCTTGCCTCTTCCTCCTAGAGCTTCATTTCCTGCACAATTATCTGTGCTGCATCAATCCAGTACCATCCATCACGCTACCGAAAATATGCCTTCAGTCAAAGGTCAATGGCAGAAAGGAAAACTTATTGGAAGAGGAACCTTTGGAAGTGTTTTTCATGCAACCAACCT GGAAAATGGAGCCTCGTGTGCAATGAAGGAGATCAATTTAATTCCTGATGATCCTACATCTGCTGAGTGCATGAAACAACTGGACCAG GAAATCAAAATTCTCCATCAACTAAACCACCCCAACATTGTGCGGTATTACGGAAGTGAAATA GTTGGCAATCATTTGTACATATATATGGAATATGTCCATCCAGGATCAATCAGTAAATTTATGCGTGAGCATTGTGGAGCTATGACAGAATCTGTAGTTCGCAATTTTACAAGGCATATTCTCTCTGGTTTAGCTTACTTACACAGTAACAAAACCATACACAG AGACATCAAAGGTGCAAACTTGCTGGTCAATGAATCCGGCATTGTGAAACTTGCAGATTTTGGGCTAGCGAAAATT CTGATGGGGAATTCGTATGATCTTTCTCTAAAGGGTAGTCCTTACTGGATGGCTCCAGAG GTCGTGAAAGGTTCCATAAAGAACGAATCTAATCTTGATGTTGTCACGGGAATTGACATATGGAGCTTAGGGTGCACCATTATAGAGATGTTAACAGGAAAACCTCCTTGGAGTGAAGCTGAAGGG GCTTCAGCCATGTTCAAGGCACTGCAAGAGTCCCCTCCCATACCCGAAACATTATCATCAGTGGGAAAGGATTTCCTCCAAAAATGTTTCCAAAGGGACCCTGCAGATCGACCATCTTCATCAACTCTTCTTAAGCATGCCTTTGTGCAGAATTTATATGATCAAGATGTTCTAGGTCATCCACAATCCTTTCCTAGAGGAGACCTTGGACCAGGA GGTAATTCAGCTAGTCCTAGagacaccaccaccaccagaaGTGGCATAATTCAAGCCTCCATTAGCTCACGGTGTTTTAACAAGATTCAGAAACTAGTGGG TGATACTTCCGAACAAATCAATGACCACAAGGAGTCTAATCATATTATACCTTTTAGTCACTCTCATGTTCCAGAAGTGAACATTCTTCAATCTACATTGAAACCTGGTACCCTCAATTACATGTCTGCTGAAAATTCCAGAAACATTTCCACCATGATGAGAATGATCACAAATTTCTGA